Proteins encoded by one window of Superficieibacter sp. HKU1:
- the nadS gene encoding NadS family protein, with product MKDELFAELLASAEEMVRIEKGEQTPAPEHVHTFSAIDVKAIREATGLKQQDFAMAVGVSYDLVKSWETKRRQPTGAPRKLLLLLEMNPFIINQLKTI from the coding sequence ATGAAAGACGAATTATTTGCCGAGCTGCTGGCGAGTGCAGAAGAGATGGTAAGAATTGAAAAAGGTGAACAAACGCCAGCACCGGAACACGTTCATACCTTTAGTGCTATTGATGTCAAAGCGATACGTGAAGCAACGGGTTTAAAGCAGCAGGATTTTGCGATGGCGGTTGGCGTAAGTTACGATTTGGTAAAAAGCTGGGAAACTAAGCGTCGTCAGCCAACAGGCGCGCCGAGAAAGCTTCTGCTTTTGCTGGAAATGAATCCTTTTATTATTAACCAGCTTAAAACTATTTAA